In Halobacillus amylolyticus, the following proteins share a genomic window:
- a CDS encoding NADPH-dependent FMN reductase yields MKIVGLSGSKVGSKTRTAMDYTVKAVTEKYPDTEVTLIDLAEYDVQFSDGRHYWEYEGDTKYVAQTIMDADAIIIGTPVFQASIPATLKNIFDLLPVNAFREKVVSMLVTAGSPKHYLIVEQHLKPILGYMKAQIVQTYVFVEEKDFNRKVITNDDVLFRIDRLVEDTVVLTETYKTIREAKEAEYDF; encoded by the coding sequence ATGAAGATTGTCGGGTTATCCGGTTCAAAAGTTGGCTCGAAAACAAGAACAGCTATGGATTACACAGTTAAAGCTGTTACGGAAAAATACCCTGATACGGAAGTGACATTAATTGATTTAGCTGAATATGATGTTCAGTTTAGTGATGGGCGTCATTATTGGGAATATGAAGGGGATACAAAATATGTAGCACAAACCATAATGGATGCAGATGCCATTATAATTGGAACGCCTGTGTTTCAGGCATCCATACCAGCTACATTGAAGAACATATTTGACCTACTTCCCGTAAATGCATTTCGTGAAAAAGTTGTTAGTATGCTTGTGACAGCAGGATCACCAAAGCACTACTTAATTGTAGAACAACATTTAAAACCTATCCTGGGTTATATGAAAGCACAAATTGTTCAGACGTATGTATTTGTCGAGGAAAAAGATTTTAATCGAAAAGTAATTACAAATGATGATGTGTTGTTCCGAATTGATCGTTTGGTTGAAGATACAGTCGTATTAACAGAAACGTATAAGACTATTCGTGAAGCTAAAGAAGCAGAATACGACTTTTAA